The DNA segment AAAAGTGCATAATCAGGCAGAATGGATTTTGAGATCGACCGGAAAACTCTTTTTCAAATGATCGGATCTCTCAAAGATTAAAAGATCGGGTTTTGAAACTGTATAAAAATTCGTTTTAGTGAACGATTCCGTTGATTGAAAGATTCAAATTGAAATTTGAAATTCGTGGAATGAAAAATTCAGAATAGAAAATGAAAATCGTATTATTAAAATTGAAAAGCAAATGACGATCTGATTTGAGAGGAAATCGTGGTCGTAACTTTTACAATTCGATTTCTCAAACTCATTTTTTTGTTTTGCACCGTCTTAAATTCAGTTTGAGAGAATTATGAACCTCTTTGCAATCATGACATCGATTCGACAGTATTCCATTCGAGTTCCGGGAACTTCTGCCAATTTGGGGCCTGGTTTTGATCTGTTTGGTCTTGCGTTTAAAGTTTATAACGATTTCCAATTTCAATTTCATCCCGGTGAGGAGTTCAAAATTTCCGTGAAGGGAAAAGAAATTCTTCCATTTGCTTCTGATGAGGATCTTGTAATTTTTTCGTATCGTTCCTATTTTCAAAAATTTTTACCGGAAAAAAAACCCGTTGCCTATTCGCTGATCATGGATCTAAATCTTCCGATGAAAGGAGGCCTTGGTTCCAGCGCGAGCGCCGCGGTGGCTGGGGTTTCCGCCGCGAGATTTGCTCATAAAACGTTTTTTCCTCAGATTTCTCTTCCAAAAGAAAACGAATTTCTCTATCATCTCGCTCAAATTGAAGGACATCCTGACAATACGATCCCGGCGTATATGGGAGGATTTGTATTTGCCTATTTTAACGAAAATCGATTGGAATTTGTAAAAAAGAAATTTCCAAAGAGGGTGCGTTGTTTTTTGATCGTGCCTTCTTTAGAGACATCCACTCATCAATCTCGGAAAGCGCTTCCCTCGAGTTATTCTACAGAGGACGTGATCTTTAATATGAGCAGGGTGGTGACTTGGATGGAATTTTTGGATTCCGGTAAAATAGAGCTTCTAAAATTGGCCTTGGAAGATCGGGTTCACACCCCGTATCGTATGCATCCCGAGTTTGAGTTGAACCCCTTTTTGGCGGAGGTTTCCAAACATCTCGTCGGTTATTCTTTATCCGGTAGCGGACCTTCCGTTCTTTTATTCTGTGAAAGAAAAAAGTCAATCCGAGTAGAAAAGATTCTTAGAGAAAAATTGACGGCGTTTGCGGAACGAACTCATTTTGATTGCCAGATTCTTGCGCTCAAGGTGGAAGAAGACGGGGTCCGCGAATCGATTAAGGAAATTAAGGTTTTTTAAACTATTTTTCGAAGTGGCATTCGATACGATGACATCCTACATATTTTCTGGATGATTGATGACTGTCCGTAGATTGTATCTCGGACGGACTTCAAGTCCGTCTTCAAGCTTTTTTTGACGGTAAATCCTTTGTCGGAACAAAAAAAAGTTGCATTCCTCCAAAAACAAAAAGATAGGAATTCGGTTTAAGATAAACCGTAAACAAGATCATTCTTCTTCTTCCGATCTTTCCTCTTTTCCGAATCCATACAGCCCTTTTTTGACGGGTGTTCTGCGGTTTAAACCCGGATGAATTCTGCTGATCGTAAATATAAATCTCATTCTTTCCTTCCCGAAGTGATTGATAAAAAACTCCGAAGAAAGAGTGATTTCAAAATACTGAGTCATTCTTTCTTTAGTAACCTTATCCGAGATTCTAAAGTCCGCTTTTTTACCGATGACTTCGTAACTTTCCAGTTTTTCAAGAGCTTCCATTTTGGAAAATTTTGCCATTGCCGGAGGTTTGAAAAGAGTGGGGGCGTTTTTTTGGATTTGAATTTCGTAGTCTTCGGATTCTTTTGACTTTTTAAAATTAAAAACGAGATGATTGTCTGAGATCGCGCTGCAATGTGTTCTGATGTCTCCCGATGCCTGACCGATACTAAAACGTACGTTTCTTTGACTTTCAGAGACCACTAATACGAATCTGTCTCCTTCTTCGGGAGGAGTTCCAACTCCGGCGCCTTGTTTTTTTAATGCGGGATAGATGACTTCTTGAAAGAATAAAAAGACCAGACCTACGGTCGCACCCAAACCGATGAGGGTTAAAAGAATATCTAAGCCTACCGTGTAGATCAGTCCGAGAATGAAGAACAAGTTTTCTCTATCTTCTTACGTCGATTTTGTGACCGGATGGATCTTCGCTCATTCTGGATCGCACCATCATAGAGAGAAGATTTTTCATCTGTTCCGGGCTGATTACTTGGTTCATTCTCTCTTCAAAGGAAACGGGGGAAGGTTTCATGACCAGTTCTTCCGGTTTGATTTCCTTTTTTTCCGATTTCGATTTTAAAACCGGATAGGAAGGAGAAATCGTTTCTTTTTCCGCCTGAGTTTCCGCGGATTCTGGATTCGTTTCCTTTATGGGCTGGGGCCATGAAAACGAAAAAGCGGGGATTGACAATCCGGTAATATTCATAAACCCGAACCTCCTTTTGAACCGCTGTCTTTTCTATTTCTAAAAGACAGTCTCTACTAAACAATATCGGTAATCGAGGATTCACTTTAGGTTTTTTTAAGATTTTTTTATGATTTTTGGATTGCCTGCTCTCAATTTTAGGGAGCACGGGTTTATAAAACGACCTCAGAAGTGTCTGAATTTATCGTTTGCCAGGCCGCCTTGTATTTCTATGCTGGCAAGTAGAGAAGCCAATCTAGGTTTTTTTTAAGCCACCGGGGGAAACATTTCCATGCAGGACATAATTGCCAAACTCAAAGAGAAGGAATTTAGACCTTTCATCATTCTTTCCTCCGTTTTTCTAATCTACATTGCTCTCACAACTCCCCTCATTATCGATTTTTTCTCTCCGGATGGAGTTGCCGAAATCAACGGTAAAAGTTATACGATCAAAGACGTTGAAAAAGAAAATCCTAAGGCAGCGCGTAAATTTTACTCTGAAACCAACGATCGTTTGTATCGTGTTCTTTCCGAATTCGCCAGTAAGAAGGTAGTTGCCCTTGCTGCAAAAGACCGCAACGTTTCCGAAAAGGAATTGATGGATCCAGCGGTGGCAGAGCCGACTCTTGCGGAGATGCGTGCCATTTACGATCAGTATAAAAACTCGCCCGCGTTGAAAGGGAAGTCTTTTGATCAGGTAAAAGATGAAATTCAGAATCACCTTCGATCTCAGAAAAAAGAAGAGGCTCGCAATTCCATTTTTGGTGAACTCAGAAACAAATATAATATCTCTGTAAAAGTAAGAGAAAAGGATCTTGCCCCCATTCGAGATACTTCGATCGTAGCCGGAAACAA comes from the Leptospira sp. WS92.C1 genome and includes:
- a CDS encoding DsbA family protein — encoded protein: MQDIIAKLKEKEFRPFIILSSVFLIYIALTTPLIIDFFSPDGVAEINGKSYTIKDVEKENPKAARKFYSETNDRLYRVLSEFASKKVVALAAKDRNVSEKELMDPAVAEPTLAEMRAIYDQYKNSPALKGKSFDQVKDEIQNHLRSQKKEEARNSIFGELRNKYNISVKVREKDLAPIRDTSIVAGNNPSLGSENAKVTIIEFSDFECPYCKRSQDVNSQLRAKYKDQVRWVFRDYPLSFHPNAMFAHIAANCSAPQGKYWEFFNTLFQNSGNLPKDRVLDLARKTGLDMQIFSRCVNDEAVKKEVEADMAEGEKYGVSGTPAFFINGIMVEGAQPIDAFIKVIDQELKN
- the thrB gene encoding homoserine kinase; amino-acid sequence: MTSIRQYSIRVPGTSANLGPGFDLFGLAFKVYNDFQFQFHPGEEFKISVKGKEILPFASDEDLVIFSYRSYFQKFLPEKKPVAYSLIMDLNLPMKGGLGSSASAAVAGVSAARFAHKTFFPQISLPKENEFLYHLAQIEGHPDNTIPAYMGGFVFAYFNENRLEFVKKKFPKRVRCFLIVPSLETSTHQSRKALPSSYSTEDVIFNMSRVVTWMEFLDSGKIELLKLALEDRVHTPYRMHPEFELNPFLAEVSKHLVGYSLSGSGPSVLLFCERKKSIRVEKILREKLTAFAERTHFDCQILALKVEEDGVRESIKEIKVF